A region of Microbacterium suwonense DNA encodes the following proteins:
- a CDS encoding lysoplasmalogenase, whose protein sequence is MSASTYTSAIQPERTPGGIRLLDSLAWVPYVVLTIVHVTALATHNPFAAPTKLTLMPLLTLPVLLAAPRLRPRSALALLLGALLFSLLGDGAGTFFPVGSELPLMLLFFGIAHLGYIALFLRYARVRRLPWWTLIYAAWWVGMLIVIGPHTGSLLFAVAGYGLVLAGTAVSSARCHPIVAVGGAFFLTSDSLLAFRLFLPDTAPEWMSPAVMLTYTLGQGLIVYGVLRTLAIRDSR, encoded by the coding sequence GTGAGCGCATCGACGTACACGTCCGCGATCCAACCCGAGCGGACGCCGGGCGGCATCCGCCTACTCGACTCTCTCGCCTGGGTGCCGTACGTCGTGCTCACGATCGTCCACGTGACCGCACTCGCGACGCACAACCCCTTCGCCGCACCCACCAAGCTGACGCTGATGCCGCTGCTCACGCTGCCCGTCCTCCTCGCCGCACCACGCCTTCGACCGCGGTCCGCACTTGCTCTGCTACTCGGCGCACTGCTGTTCTCTTTGCTCGGCGACGGCGCAGGGACGTTCTTCCCAGTCGGATCCGAACTCCCGCTGATGCTGCTGTTCTTCGGCATCGCTCACCTCGGCTACATCGCCTTGTTCCTCCGGTACGCACGCGTGCGCCGTCTGCCATGGTGGACTCTGATCTACGCAGCATGGTGGGTCGGGATGCTGATCGTCATCGGCCCGCACACCGGCTCACTCCTGTTCGCAGTCGCCGGCTACGGACTGGTGCTGGCCGGCACCGCAGTCAGCTCGGCTCGGTGCCACCCGATCGTCGCCGTCGGCGGCGCCTTCTTCCTCACCAGCGACTCCCTCCTCGCCTTCCGGCTGTTCCTGCCCGACACCGCACCGGAGTGGATGAGCCCCGCCGTCATGCTCACCTACACGCTCGGCCAGGGCCTCATCGTGTACGGTGTGCTCCGGACTCTCGCGATACGAGATTCGCGATGA
- a CDS encoding GNAT family N-acetyltransferase: MSTITIERATIGRWDDVQHSLSGGGDGRSCQCIWPVVSNKDWHATTVDQRRDMLHDEIAAGPPPGLVAYVDGEAAGWIRIGPRAAQTRILRTRAIAAATAEPLDDESVWAVTCFVMRREHRGKGLNAQLLRAAIDYARESGARVIEAYPVDTSEGTHRSNDLFHGALSTFIAQGFHPTEPLTRRRVLVVRDLAHSSALP; the protein is encoded by the coding sequence ATGTCCACCATCACCATAGAACGCGCGACGATCGGCCGATGGGATGACGTGCAGCATTCCCTCTCCGGCGGCGGGGACGGGCGCAGCTGTCAGTGCATCTGGCCGGTCGTGAGCAACAAGGATTGGCACGCGACGACCGTCGATCAGCGCCGCGACATGCTGCACGATGAGATCGCAGCCGGTCCCCCGCCGGGGCTGGTCGCCTACGTCGACGGAGAGGCTGCGGGCTGGATCCGCATCGGCCCTCGCGCAGCGCAGACGCGGATTCTGCGCACGCGCGCCATCGCGGCGGCCACGGCCGAGCCGCTCGATGACGAGAGCGTCTGGGCCGTGACATGCTTCGTCATGCGGCGCGAGCACCGCGGCAAGGGACTCAACGCGCAGCTGCTGCGTGCCGCGATCGACTACGCGCGCGAATCCGGCGCCCGCGTCATCGAGGCGTATCCGGTCGACACTTCCGAGGGCACACACCGTTCCAACGATCTGTTCCACGGGGCCCTCTCCACCTTCATCGCTCAGGGCTTCCATCCGACGGAGCCTCTCACCCGCCGACGTGTCCTCGTCGTTCGCGACCTCGCGCACTCCTCCGCGCTACCGTGA
- a CDS encoding SDR family oxidoreductase, whose translation MRITVIGGTGLIGTRLVAKLRGSGHEVIAAARSTGVNSFTGEGLEEALDGAEVVVDVSNSSYTDEAGAQEFFSTSTMNLLSYGKAAGVGHHVALSVVGTERLARVEGGYFIAKQQQERMIVASGRPYSLVHATQFFEFIRNISDEAMRGGRGQIADALVQPMAADDVAEAVAGVAVSEPLNGMIEFGGPEVFTLREIALQDLRFRHDEREVVADPLGTYFGARLAHRDLLPEATASIAPTRYHDWRVGTSAR comes from the coding sequence ATGAGAATCACGGTCATCGGAGGAACCGGCCTGATCGGCACCAGACTGGTCGCGAAGCTGCGCGGATCAGGGCATGAGGTCATCGCTGCGGCCCGCAGCACCGGCGTGAACTCCTTCACCGGCGAAGGGCTGGAAGAGGCGCTCGATGGGGCCGAGGTCGTGGTCGACGTCTCGAACTCGTCGTACACCGACGAGGCGGGCGCGCAGGAGTTCTTCTCCACGTCGACGATGAATCTGCTCAGCTACGGTAAGGCCGCCGGCGTCGGGCACCACGTGGCACTGTCCGTGGTCGGCACCGAGCGACTCGCCCGCGTGGAAGGCGGGTACTTCATCGCCAAGCAGCAGCAGGAGAGGATGATCGTCGCCTCCGGCCGGCCGTACTCGCTCGTGCATGCCACCCAGTTCTTCGAGTTCATCCGCAACATCTCCGACGAGGCGATGCGCGGCGGACGGGGACAGATCGCGGACGCCCTCGTGCAGCCGATGGCCGCCGACGACGTCGCGGAGGCCGTCGCCGGCGTCGCCGTCTCCGAGCCGCTGAACGGCATGATCGAGTTCGGCGGCCCGGAGGTGTTCACGCTCCGGGAGATCGCCCTGCAGGATCTGCGCTTCCGTCACGACGAGCGTGAGGTCGTGGCCGATCCGCTCGGCACGTACTTCGGCGCACGGCTCGCCCATCGCGACCTGCTGCCGGAGGCCACGGCATCCATCGCGCCGACCCGGTACCACGACTGGCGGGTGGGGACGAGCGCCCGCTGA
- a CDS encoding RNA polymerase sigma-70 factor encodes MSDDGLGDAVELFAGQRRRLFGIAYRMLGTVSDAEDIVQETWIRWQSTDRDRVAEPAAFLATIATRLSINVLQSSHTRRETYIGPWLPEPVNTDDDPALGAERAEALQFAILLTLEKLTPAERAAYILREAFDYPYPRIAEVISTTVVNARQLVSRARSHLSSARRSEVEPRHQRRLLEAFLTAAQQGDAQALERLFADDVVSYTDGNGVKLAARIPVIGRSRVAKFVAAFSHHFWVGKQIDWVQVNGQPAAALTENGVVTTVVTATTSEDGIRQLLWVMSPDKLGHVAAVTA; translated from the coding sequence ATGAGCGATGACGGACTCGGCGATGCCGTGGAGCTGTTCGCCGGGCAGAGGCGGCGGCTGTTCGGGATCGCGTACCGGATGCTGGGAACGGTGTCGGATGCCGAGGACATCGTGCAGGAGACCTGGATCCGCTGGCAGAGCACCGACCGCGATCGGGTGGCGGAACCTGCGGCCTTCCTCGCGACGATCGCCACGCGGCTGTCGATAAACGTCCTCCAGTCGTCGCACACCCGCCGTGAGACCTACATCGGACCGTGGCTGCCCGAGCCAGTCAACACCGACGACGACCCCGCCCTCGGCGCCGAGCGGGCCGAAGCGCTGCAGTTCGCGATCCTGCTGACGCTCGAGAAGCTGACGCCGGCGGAGCGCGCGGCCTACATCCTGCGCGAGGCCTTCGACTACCCGTATCCGCGCATCGCCGAGGTGATCTCCACGACGGTGGTGAACGCGCGGCAGCTGGTCAGCAGGGCCCGCTCGCACCTTTCGTCGGCCCGCCGATCCGAGGTCGAGCCGAGGCATCAGCGCCGTCTTCTCGAGGCGTTCCTGACCGCCGCGCAGCAGGGCGATGCGCAGGCGCTGGAGCGGCTCTTCGCCGATGACGTCGTCAGCTACACCGACGGCAACGGGGTCAAGCTCGCCGCACGGATCCCGGTCATCGGCCGGTCGCGGGTGGCGAAGTTCGTGGCGGCCTTCTCGCACCACTTCTGGGTCGGCAAGCAGATCGACTGGGTCCAAGTCAACGGTCAGCCCGCGGCCGCGCTGACCGAGAACGGAGTGGTCACCACCGTCGTCACCGCGACCACCTCTGAGGATGGCATCCGGCAGCTTCTCTGGGTGATGAGTCCCGACAAGCTCGGCCACGTGGCCGCGGTCACTGCATGA
- a CDS encoding siderophore-interacting protein, giving the protein MALSSRTSPRTPRPSVELVVISTEWLSPQLVRVRFGGPGFSSFEDRPETDKYVKLKFTTPPPESHPVTRTYTVRRVDAESRTLDIDFVVHGDEGLAAPWAATAAPGETLSLMGPGGGYRPDPEADWYLFTGDLSAVPAIAAGVEALPTDAVGVVLIEVDTEDAILELTAPAGIEVRWLVDDAHGTDFLAEAVRALSWRDGRVDVFAHGERESMKALRRVFFDERGLERSQVSLSGYWARGRTEDRFQAEKREPIGKIMPAD; this is encoded by the coding sequence ATGGCCCTCTCTTCTCGCACTTCACCTCGCACCCCTCGTCCCTCCGTCGAACTCGTGGTCATCTCCACCGAGTGGTTGAGTCCGCAGCTGGTGCGGGTGCGGTTCGGTGGTCCGGGATTCTCGAGCTTCGAGGATCGACCGGAGACGGACAAGTACGTCAAGCTGAAGTTCACGACACCGCCGCCGGAATCGCACCCCGTGACACGGACGTACACGGTGCGTCGGGTGGATGCGGAGTCACGTACCCTCGACATCGACTTCGTCGTGCACGGCGACGAGGGACTCGCGGCGCCGTGGGCTGCGACGGCCGCGCCCGGCGAGACGTTGAGCCTGATGGGGCCCGGCGGCGGGTACCGGCCGGATCCGGAGGCCGACTGGTACCTGTTCACGGGCGACCTGTCGGCGGTGCCGGCCATCGCCGCGGGTGTGGAGGCGCTGCCGACGGATGCCGTCGGCGTGGTGCTCATCGAAGTCGACACCGAGGATGCGATCCTCGAGCTCACTGCCCCTGCCGGAATCGAGGTGCGCTGGCTCGTGGACGACGCCCACGGCACGGACTTCCTCGCCGAGGCCGTGCGTGCCCTCTCCTGGCGCGACGGGCGGGTGGATGTCTTCGCTCACGGCGAGCGGGAGTCGATGAAGGCGCTGCGGCGCGTGTTCTTCGACGAACGCGGTCTCGAGCGCTCACAGGTCTCGCTGTCCGGATACTGGGCACGCGGGCGCACCGAGGATCGGTTCCAGGCGGAGAAGCGCGAGCCGATCGGGAAGATCATGCCCGCCGACTGA
- a CDS encoding Asp23/Gls24 family envelope stress response protein has product MATNETNTTTGAGEKAPATQAAAPATPSRVDRAPSGSRPDGTSGSSAGRTMIAEGVVSKIAGIAAREVAGVYALGGGGARALGAIRDAMNATDLTQGVKVEVGETQAAADLTIVVEYPSPIQDVAENVRAAVTDAITRLVGLEVVEVNVDVNDVHLLDDGSDGDAEPRVS; this is encoded by the coding sequence ATGGCCACGAATGAGACGAATACGACCACCGGTGCCGGCGAGAAGGCGCCCGCAACGCAGGCGGCTGCGCCGGCCACGCCCTCGCGCGTGGACCGCGCTCCTTCCGGATCGCGACCCGACGGCACGAGCGGCTCGTCTGCAGGACGCACGATGATCGCCGAGGGAGTGGTCTCCAAGATCGCGGGCATCGCCGCACGCGAGGTCGCGGGGGTCTACGCCCTCGGCGGTGGAGGCGCGAGGGCGCTGGGCGCCATCCGCGACGCGATGAACGCCACCGACCTCACCCAGGGTGTGAAGGTCGAGGTCGGCGAGACCCAGGCCGCGGCGGACCTCACGATCGTGGTGGAGTACCCGTCGCCGATCCAGGACGTCGCCGAGAACGTCCGTGCGGCTGTCACCGACGCGATCACACGACTGGTGGGTCTGGAGGTCGTCGAGGTCAACGTCGACGTGAACGACGTGCATCTGCTCGATGACGGCTCCGACGGCGACGCCGAGCCCCGGGTCTCATGA
- a CDS encoding DUF2273 domain-containing protein yields MSATLAGALTGAVLAFAALIFGFWGFLLVAALMLLGALAGRVASGRLDLRALAAVFTGRRTSS; encoded by the coding sequence ATGAGCGCCACGCTCGCCGGGGCACTCACCGGCGCGGTGCTGGCATTCGCGGCGCTGATCTTCGGATTCTGGGGCTTCCTGCTCGTCGCGGCGCTGATGCTGCTCGGCGCCCTCGCCGGCAGGGTGGCATCGGGCCGGCTGGATCTGCGCGCCCTGGCGGCGGTGTTCACCGGCCGACGCACCTCGTCATGA
- a CDS encoding NTP pyrophosphohydrolase, producing MSTTAAGIPAGMHPGAGTRIRGAVRVREGVLEKVILAKAAVRVGVPRGDVDVEVAEWAGGVAVRIATKLPIPDLDDTEAIRSQDPILERMRQLQSDLADDLARLTGRSIRRVSFTITGAIIPERRRVR from the coding sequence ATGAGCACGACGGCCGCCGGAATCCCGGCAGGCATGCACCCCGGCGCCGGCACCAGAATCCGCGGAGCGGTGCGTGTGCGGGAGGGAGTGCTCGAGAAGGTCATCCTCGCCAAGGCTGCGGTCAGGGTCGGCGTCCCGCGCGGCGACGTGGACGTCGAGGTGGCCGAATGGGCCGGTGGCGTCGCCGTGCGGATCGCGACGAAGCTGCCGATCCCCGACCTGGACGACACCGAAGCGATCCGCTCGCAGGATCCGATCCTGGAACGGATGCGGCAGCTGCAGTCGGACCTCGCCGACGATCTGGCACGACTGACCGGGCGCAGCATCCGCCGGGTGTCCTTCACGATCACCGGAGCGATCATTCCGGAACGGAGGCGGGTGAGATGA
- a CDS encoding DNA/RNA endonuclease G, translating into MMASPVLTRVVRRETHSPRTVMTVIVVVLIALSAVYAGIEIVLHLLGAEPLLVAPGAALTWLIALPAAQPQPAVIAGGSAVAVIGVILVWLALSPGRRPKHALAVSPHAVVVDNGVIASAVAERVRRELDLSRGAVVVGIGHRGADVTVRPEPGQIIEKSRVRSVAQAELADYRVVPALRVRARVLRALDAEEAT; encoded by the coding sequence ATGATGGCCAGTCCCGTGCTCACTCGGGTGGTGCGTCGTGAGACGCATTCGCCGCGCACGGTGATGACCGTGATCGTCGTCGTCCTGATCGCGCTGAGCGCGGTGTACGCGGGGATCGAGATCGTGCTGCACCTGCTCGGAGCGGAGCCGCTGCTGGTCGCACCGGGTGCGGCGCTGACCTGGCTCATCGCCCTGCCCGCAGCACAGCCGCAGCCCGCCGTCATCGCCGGCGGATCGGCTGTGGCGGTGATCGGCGTGATCCTCGTCTGGCTCGCTCTGAGCCCCGGGCGCCGCCCGAAGCATGCGCTCGCCGTCTCACCTCACGCGGTCGTCGTCGACAACGGCGTGATCGCCTCGGCGGTCGCCGAGCGGGTGCGCCGAGAGCTGGACCTGTCCCGCGGAGCGGTCGTCGTCGGCATCGGTCATCGCGGCGCCGACGTGACCGTCCGTCCCGAGCCGGGCCAGATCATCGAGAAGAGCCGGGTGCGGTCCGTGGCACAGGCCGAGCTCGCCGACTACCGGGTCGTTCCCGCCCTGCGGGTGCGCGCACGCGTTCTGCGTGCGCTCGATGCAGAGGAGGCGACATGA
- a CDS encoding NAD(P)-binding domain-containing protein, producing the protein MDAPIRTLGIIGAGRLGTVLATLAASAGYRVLVARSGAPEPIARAMAAIGATASSIDAVIDEADAVVLALPWAVTGRCLHSDCGGCW; encoded by the coding sequence ATGGACGCACCCATCCGCACCCTCGGGATCATCGGCGCGGGGCGGCTGGGCACGGTGCTGGCGACACTCGCCGCATCCGCAGGATACCGGGTGCTCGTCGCGCGCTCCGGGGCGCCCGAGCCGATCGCCCGGGCGATGGCGGCGATCGGTGCGACCGCCTCATCGATCGACGCGGTGATCGATGAGGCGGATGCCGTGGTGCTGGCGCTCCCCTGGGCAGTTACCGGACGCTGCCTGCACAGCGACTGCGGGGGATGCTGGTGA
- a CDS encoding DUF7218 family protein: MPNQPELKDEELYEKLRDDGASKEKAARISNAAARDGRSSVGRRGGESEDYEDRTVEELRQRAKELGIEGYSGKRKDELITMLREH; the protein is encoded by the coding sequence GTGCCGAACCAGCCGGAACTCAAGGACGAGGAGCTGTACGAGAAGCTCCGTGACGATGGTGCGTCGAAGGAGAAGGCCGCACGCATCTCGAACGCCGCCGCCCGCGACGGCCGCTCATCGGTCGGACGCCGAGGGGGCGAGTCGGAGGACTACGAGGACCGCACCGTCGAAGAGCTGCGGCAGCGGGCGAAGGAGCTCGGCATCGAGGGGTACTCGGGCAAGCGCAAGGACGAGCTGATCACGATGCTCCGGGAGCACTGA
- a CDS encoding pyridoxamine 5'-phosphate oxidase family protein, which translates to MSIDPADRSAVARFIRTCGAGVVATVGSDAEPQAAYVGLTATDDGMLIFDATSQSRKVTNIARRPAVAVAVTGADVTVQLEGRAHVTRDEERWRLGEVYSERFPNSRVFDDGFVVVAVEATWVRVYDAGEHPPRVAETSWT; encoded by the coding sequence ATGAGCATCGACCCTGCAGACCGATCCGCCGTCGCGCGCTTCATCCGCACGTGCGGAGCGGGCGTGGTGGCCACCGTGGGATCGGATGCCGAGCCCCAGGCCGCCTATGTGGGCCTGACCGCGACGGATGACGGCATGCTGATCTTCGATGCGACCTCCCAGTCACGCAAGGTGACGAACATCGCACGTCGTCCGGCGGTGGCCGTTGCCGTGACCGGAGCGGACGTGACCGTGCAGCTGGAGGGGCGCGCACATGTCACCAGAGATGAGGAGCGCTGGCGCCTGGGCGAGGTGTACAGCGAGCGGTTCCCGAACTCGCGGGTGTTCGACGACGGCTTCGTCGTCGTGGCCGTCGAGGCGACCTGGGTGCGCGTGTACGACGCCGGCGAGCATCCACCGCGGGTCGCGGAGACATCGTGGACGTAA
- a CDS encoding MMPL family transporter: MTTRAELRASRQDRHRKDRHRDRHRTVRALISAAVILLWLAGAGLGGPLFGRIDEVSSNDRTAYLPDSAPATEVQKALDDFLGTDSIPAVVVFESDAEIDDALHQKLTAALDDAVTAEGVKDESSPVIVSEGALAAQAFVPIDADTDVGDVSAALSADLRAAVPDGVTVHITGPAGFTADLIAGFAGIDGILLLVALLAVLVILVIVYRSLLLPIVVLSTSLFALCVALLVVWWAAKFGILLLSGQTQGILFILVIGAATDYSLLLVARFREELHATQNRWQAVGAAWKGAFEPILASGGTVIAGLLCLLLSDLKSNSTLGPVAAIGIVFAMLAALTLLPALLGLFGRAAFWPRRPAYDPDRVADASPLDAPGLWPRLARSIRRRPRVIWISTALVLAIAAVGLVQLDAAGVPQSDLVLGASEARDGQQVLGEHFPGGSGSPVYVLVDEAGMQDAADALLDDDGIDGVAVTASDSPSGSAPVTADGVTAFGPPGTPAPDPTVVDGRVLLQGTLTDAADSPSAERTVQDLRRTLEGTGALVGGVTATAVDTNTASIHDRNLIIPVILGVILIILMLLLRAVLAPVLLILTTVLSFGAAMGIAAVTFNGVFHFPGADPAVPLFGFVFLVALGIDYNIFLMTRVREESRLHGTREGILRGLAVTGGVITSAGLVLAATFAALSVIPILFLVQIAFIVALGVLLDTFVVRSLLVPALSHDIGRAIWWPSRLSRENPSHTSPDARNVGT; the protein is encoded by the coding sequence ATGACGACGAGAGCGGAGCTGCGCGCATCCCGACAGGATCGCCACCGGAAGGATCGCCACCGGGACCGCCACCGGACGGTTCGCGCGCTGATCTCGGCCGCGGTGATCCTGCTCTGGCTCGCCGGTGCAGGTCTCGGCGGGCCGTTGTTCGGCAGGATCGACGAGGTCTCCTCGAACGACCGCACCGCGTATCTGCCCGATTCGGCCCCCGCCACCGAGGTGCAGAAGGCGCTCGATGACTTCCTCGGCACCGACTCGATACCGGCCGTGGTGGTCTTCGAATCGGATGCCGAGATCGACGACGCTCTGCACCAGAAGCTCACTGCCGCGCTGGACGACGCCGTCACCGCGGAAGGGGTGAAGGACGAGTCCTCGCCCGTGATCGTCTCCGAAGGCGCCCTAGCGGCGCAGGCGTTCGTTCCCATCGACGCCGACACCGACGTCGGCGATGTGTCCGCTGCGCTGTCGGCGGATCTGCGCGCCGCGGTTCCCGACGGCGTCACAGTGCACATCACCGGGCCCGCCGGGTTCACCGCAGACCTCATCGCCGGGTTCGCAGGCATCGACGGCATCCTGCTGCTGGTGGCACTGCTGGCCGTGCTGGTGATCCTCGTCATCGTCTACCGCTCCCTGCTGCTGCCGATCGTCGTGCTCAGCACCAGCCTGTTCGCACTGTGCGTGGCGCTGCTGGTGGTGTGGTGGGCGGCGAAGTTCGGCATCCTGCTGCTGAGCGGGCAGACCCAGGGCATCCTGTTCATCCTCGTCATCGGCGCCGCGACGGACTATTCGCTGCTGCTGGTCGCGCGCTTCCGCGAGGAGCTGCATGCGACGCAGAACCGCTGGCAGGCGGTCGGCGCGGCGTGGAAGGGCGCGTTCGAGCCGATCCTCGCCTCCGGCGGGACGGTGATCGCGGGCCTGCTGTGCCTGCTGCTGAGCGACCTGAAATCCAACAGCACCCTCGGTCCCGTGGCCGCGATCGGCATCGTATTCGCCATGCTCGCCGCCCTCACGCTCCTGCCCGCCCTGCTGGGTCTGTTCGGGCGGGCGGCGTTCTGGCCCCGCCGCCCCGCCTACGACCCCGACCGCGTCGCAGACGCCAGCCCGCTGGACGCTCCCGGCCTCTGGCCGCGCCTGGCCCGCAGCATCCGCCGGCGTCCCCGGGTGATCTGGATCTCGACGGCCCTCGTGCTGGCGATCGCCGCCGTCGGGCTCGTACAGCTCGATGCCGCCGGCGTGCCGCAGTCGGATCTCGTACTCGGCGCCTCCGAGGCGCGCGACGGGCAGCAGGTGCTCGGCGAGCACTTCCCCGGCGGTTCGGGCAGCCCGGTGTACGTGCTCGTCGACGAGGCGGGGATGCAGGATGCCGCCGATGCGCTGCTCGACGACGACGGCATCGACGGCGTCGCGGTCACCGCATCCGACTCGCCCTCCGGCAGCGCTCCGGTCACCGCCGACGGCGTCACCGCGTTCGGTCCACCCGGCACCCCCGCTCCGGATCCCACGGTCGTCGATGGCCGAGTGCTGCTCCAGGGCACGCTGACCGATGCGGCGGACTCGCCGTCCGCCGAGCGCACGGTGCAGGATCTGCGTCGGACGCTGGAGGGAACCGGTGCGCTGGTGGGCGGGGTGACCGCCACCGCCGTGGACACGAACACCGCGTCGATCCACGATCGCAACCTGATCATCCCGGTGATCCTCGGCGTGATCCTGATCATCCTCATGCTGCTGCTGCGCGCCGTGCTGGCGCCGGTGCTGCTCATCCTCACCACAGTGCTGTCGTTCGGCGCCGCGATGGGGATCGCCGCCGTGACGTTCAACGGGGTGTTCCATTTCCCCGGGGCGGATCCGGCGGTGCCGCTGTTCGGCTTCGTCTTCCTGGTCGCACTGGGCATCGACTACAACATCTTCCTCATGACGCGCGTGCGCGAGGAGTCGCGGCTGCATGGCACCCGCGAGGGCATCCTGCGCGGTCTCGCTGTGACCGGCGGGGTGATCACCTCGGCGGGGCTCGTGCTCGCCGCCACCTTCGCAGCCCTCTCGGTCATCCCGATCCTCTTCCTGGTGCAGATCGCGTTCATCGTCGCGCTGGGCGTGCTGCTGGACACCTTCGTGGTGCGCTCCCTGCTGGTGCCGGCGCTGAGCCACGACATCGGCCGGGCGATCTGGTGGCCCTCGCGCCTGAGCCGCGAGAACCCGTCGCACACCTCCCCCGATGCGCGTAACGTCGGAACATGA